The following coding sequences are from one Pigmentibacter sp. JX0631 window:
- a CDS encoding transporter substrate-binding domain-containing protein — MLFKFLTLSLSIYNLSALPKSNISFCYEDQDSYPWVLKNGTGLNIEHLKLVGKKLQINIHFMPMPWNRCLEELRKGDVDAAFAGSYKAERIEFGYYPTLNGKLDGKVDESKRLHTNQYSLYVLKGENIVKWDGKNILGLSTVGSLTGYSINEFFIKKNIRVDDGTRLPISILEKLLNKRFNAIALQDNRADYIINSNPKFKNSIIKLTPPLEKKSYFLIISKKFKEEEPILSNKIWDNIQDVRESKEFQKLSKEFLKN, encoded by the coding sequence ATGCTTTTTAAATTTCTTACTTTATCATTGAGTATATATAACTTATCAGCACTACCCAAATCAAACATAAGTTTTTGCTATGAAGATCAAGACTCTTATCCTTGGGTATTAAAAAATGGAACTGGACTTAATATAGAGCATTTAAAACTTGTTGGAAAGAAATTACAAATTAATATACATTTTATGCCTATGCCTTGGAATAGATGTCTTGAAGAATTAAGAAAGGGGGATGTTGATGCTGCTTTTGCAGGAAGTTATAAAGCAGAGAGAATTGAGTTTGGATATTATCCTACTTTAAATGGTAAACTTGACGGTAAAGTTGATGAGTCCAAAAGATTACATACAAATCAATATTCTTTATATGTATTAAAGGGAGAAAATATAGTTAAGTGGGATGGAAAAAATATTTTAGGGTTAAGTACTGTAGGGTCATTAACAGGTTATTCAATAAATGAATTTTTTATAAAAAAAAATATTCGTGTTGATGATGGAACAAGACTGCCAATAAGCATTTTGGAAAAATTACTAAATAAAAGATTTAATGCTATAGCTTTGCAAGATAATAGAGCTGACTACATAATAAATTCTAATCCTAAATTTAAAAACAGTATTATAAAATTAACACCTCCACTTGAAAAAAAATCTTATTTTTTAATTATTTCAAAAAAATTTAAAGAAGAAGAACCAATATTATCAAACAAAATTTGGGATAATATACAAGATGTAAGAGAATCAAAAGAGTTTCAAAAATTGAGTAAAGAATTTTTGAAAAATTAA
- a CDS encoding glycosyltransferase, translated as MQQDSSYCHLFLNSNPWFSAVSDYSLQLCLFLQKKEKILYCAEVGSTHMDKKCAELNIPFTHIPIHNQSGYNFFISFFSIISILIKNRNTLKFIWVFEGREHTLCCILKIILPFIFRNIKIVRVRGQAQRVSNNIFSKFVYNKLTDKIILAAKCVKNRFGFELNNKKTIIQHYCKDTLFSNDEIKKYSFNENFPVISKNKLVFLLIGRFDEVKGHKNILNSFLNADLKIDSQLILLGYKANLNINKIYSHYLEKFGQGKFIENLYFLENRECNKQVFIVENKINDLSHLLAVTSFGVIPSLESEVICRVGVEFLQSSVPTIYSSAGALGEVFRDFPEFNFKAGNEVELTKLLEKSASIFLNTTNYLNLKKKTYDVGSNKYSLKEFSTIYEFINSQ; from the coding sequence TTGCAGCAAGATTCATCATATTGCCATTTATTTTTAAATTCTAATCCTTGGTTTTCAGCCGTTAGCGATTACAGTTTACAGCTTTGTTTATTTCTTCAGAAGAAGGAAAAAATTCTATATTGTGCTGAAGTTGGTAGTACACATATGGATAAAAAGTGTGCTGAATTAAACATACCATTTACTCATATTCCTATTCATAATCAAAGTGGATATAATTTTTTTATTAGTTTTTTCAGTATAATTTCAATTTTAATTAAAAATAGAAATACTTTGAAATTTATATGGGTTTTTGAAGGTCGTGAGCATACATTATGCTGTATATTAAAAATTATATTACCATTTATTTTTAGAAACATAAAAATAGTTCGTGTCAGAGGACAAGCTCAACGTGTAAGTAATAACATTTTTTCTAAATTTGTTTATAATAAATTAACAGATAAAATTATATTAGCTGCAAAATGTGTTAAAAATAGATTTGGTTTTGAGCTTAATAACAAAAAAACTATAATACAGCATTACTGTAAAGATACTTTATTTTCAAATGATGAAATTAAAAAATATTCCTTCAATGAAAATTTTCCAGTTATTTCAAAAAATAAATTAGTTTTTTTATTAATAGGAAGATTTGATGAAGTAAAAGGCCATAAAAATATTTTAAATTCATTTTTAAATGCAGACTTAAAAATTGACTCACAATTAATATTACTTGGATACAAAGCGAATTTAAACATAAATAAAATATACAGTCATTACTTAGAAAAATTCGGTCAAGGGAAATTTATAGAAAATTTATATTTCTTAGAGAACAGAGAATGCAATAAACAAGTTTTTATTGTTGAAAATAAAATAAATGATTTAAGTCACTTACTAGCTGTAACAAGTTTTGGTGTTATCCCTAGTTTAGAAAGTGAAGTAATTTGTCGAGTTGGTGTTGAGTTTTTACAAAGCTCTGTGCCAACGATTTATTCAAGCGCAGGAGCCTTAGGTGAAGTCTTTAGAGATTTTCCTGAGTTTAATTTTAAAGCAGGAAATGAAGTTGAATTGACTAAATTACTAGAAAAATCAGCTAGTATATTTTTAAATACAACAAACTATCTAAATTTAAAAAAGAAAACGTATGATGTTGGTTCAAATAAATATTCATTAAAAGAGTTTTCTACAATTTATGAATTCATAAATAGTCAATAA
- a CDS encoding class I SAM-dependent methyltransferase: MEQLKIEKMRKFYDTFPYPNRPIFQSPVLLMQLIAHGGFGQAILEENIPLSKEIKCIYENYSEVTWFKRNQMLKYYMRFLKTKFSEEKRILLVGCGTDEPLLFRKLHLENEIIGIDLSKKAIRKAKAKLSFHSYIHRIFSLQKLKKVELLVGNAEMVLKEKALGDFDYIQCFGVLHHQPEPYYLLKSMVDRLNKNALLRLMVYSYHGRKLERRIQKRYAGIWDLFLQRRIFKAKLFTHFFKLRFWQTLNFFGLFSSTFYRFRYLGFGSACVADAFLHPSDPGIPLGDIYDMASSLGLKLIYCEGKLESEGYLLGFDNPDEVWKKIVEADAKQDLLSNPILIFCKV; encoded by the coding sequence ATGGAGCAGTTAAAAATAGAAAAAATGCGGAAATTTTATGATACTTTTCCTTACCCTAATCGGCCTATTTTTCAAAGTCCAGTTCTTTTAATGCAATTGATAGCTCACGGAGGTTTTGGGCAAGCAATTTTAGAAGAAAATATACCTCTTTCTAAAGAAATTAAGTGTATATATGAGAATTATAGCGAAGTTACTTGGTTTAAAAGAAATCAAATGCTGAAATATTACATGCGATTTTTAAAAACAAAATTCTCGGAAGAGAAAAGAATATTATTAGTTGGTTGCGGTACAGATGAGCCACTATTATTCAGAAAATTGCATCTTGAAAATGAGATTATTGGAATAGATCTTAGTAAAAAAGCTATTCGGAAAGCTAAGGCGAAGTTATCCTTTCATTCTTACATTCATAGAATATTTTCGCTCCAAAAGTTGAAAAAAGTAGAGCTATTAGTGGGCAATGCAGAAATGGTGTTAAAGGAAAAAGCCCTCGGTGATTTTGATTATATCCAGTGTTTTGGAGTATTGCATCATCAACCCGAACCTTATTACTTGCTTAAATCAATGGTTGATAGATTAAATAAAAATGCTTTACTTAGACTTATGGTATATAGCTATCATGGAAGAAAATTAGAAAGAAGAATACAAAAGCGCTATGCAGGGATATGGGATTTATTTTTGCAAAGACGTATATTTAAAGCAAAATTATTTACCCATTTTTTTAAATTAAGATTTTGGCAAACATTGAATTTTTTTGGACTTTTTTCTTCAACGTTCTATAGATTTCGTTACTTAGGATTTGGTTCTGCATGTGTTGCAGATGCTTTTTTACATCCAAGTGATCCTGGTATACCTTTGGGTGATATTTATGATATGGCTTCGTCACTCGGGCTGAAACTCATTTATTGTGAAGGAAAGCTTGAAAGTGAGGGGTATTTATTAGGATTTGATAATCCTGATGAAGTTTGGAAAAAAATTGTTGAAGCAGATGCGAAACAAGATTTATTATCTAATCCTATCTTGATTTTTTGTAAGGTGTAA
- a CDS encoding GNAT family protein, with the protein MIIINTNRFNLRTLYEKDSSDIYSFTKDSEISKYLNWESHVNINDTIDYLARILLLSKKFPISNLGIEISTIEYKKIIGTVGLLPKHITSPYTYELGFVLNKEWWGKGIALDAVQCLINYAFENYEIQRIEAFCVTENLKSWTLLEKIGMLREGIRRNFFYKNKIFYDIYMYSILKNEWKKSPFSTD; encoded by the coding sequence ATGATAATTATCAATACTAATCGTTTCAATTTGAGAACTCTTTATGAAAAAGATAGTAGTGATATTTATAGCTTTACTAAAGATTCTGAAATATCAAAATATTTAAATTGGGAATCTCATGTAAATATAAATGACACAATTGATTATTTAGCAAGAATATTACTGCTTAGTAAAAAATTTCCAATAAGTAATTTAGGAATAGAGATCTCAACTATTGAATATAAAAAAATAATAGGCACAGTTGGACTACTACCTAAACATATTACATCTCCATACACTTACGAATTAGGTTTTGTGTTGAATAAAGAATGGTGGGGAAAAGGCATTGCATTAGATGCAGTACAATGCTTAATTAATTATGCCTTTGAAAATTATGAGATACAAAGAATCGAAGCTTTTTGTGTTACAGAAAATTTAAAAAGTTGGACTTTACTTGAAAAAATTGGAATGCTTCGAGAAGGTATAAGAAGGAATTTTTTTTATAAAAATAAAATTTTTTATGATATATACATGTACTCAATTTTAAAAAATGAGTGGAAAAAATCTCCATTCTCTACTGATTAA
- a CDS encoding universal stress protein, which yields MANYNKVLICTDFSDASIKSFEKAFPIAKLFNAEIHICHVVTPVASIPVHGYYYPMNIDLEKEAMTEAEEKMNTLLENKPINKENIHIFFSDPKEGIVAFAKELNIDLIVIAGHHHSFIGMLGSTANYVANKTYCDVLIINQ from the coding sequence ATGGCTAACTATAATAAAGTTTTAATTTGTACAGATTTTTCTGATGCCAGCATAAAATCTTTTGAAAAAGCATTCCCTATTGCAAAACTTTTTAATGCTGAAATTCATATTTGTCATGTTGTTACACCAGTGGCTTCAATTCCAGTTCATGGGTATTACTATCCAATGAATATTGATTTAGAAAAAGAAGCTATGACTGAAGCAGAAGAAAAAATGAATACTCTTCTAGAAAATAAACCTATAAATAAAGAAAATATTCATATCTTTTTTTCAGATCCTAAAGAAGGTATAGTTGCATTTGCGAAAGAACTTAATATTGATTTAATAGTGATAGCTGGACACCATCATTCATTTATTGGGATGTTAGGTTCAACTGCAAATTATGTCGCAAATAAAACATACTGTGATGTTTTAATTATTAATCAGTAG
- a CDS encoding redoxin domain-containing protein, translated as MPLHAPEFPPELKWVNSESSLTLEKFRGHPILLHFWTFGSIHAFQVLSDIKKLEDEFSRKGLVVIGIQNPKYFHEKNYENVKEACHRLNINHPVILDEEMQIYKKFAIRSLPSYVLIDLEGNILLSTSCENKYEYLKEKISSLILGKNLPTFDLYNWSAFDDKFNFRYPTKAVAAIIQEKLYYFISDTFNNRIVQLTEEGQFVTSFGEGILYSPLGCCIWKDYLIVCDSGHHRVIAFDLEGKPQRKYKVLAGKGEKGIFETRSEYDAKSAPLNFPSDVCAWGEHLVIACSGSHQIVQYIFKDDSIIHIAGSGKEDLQDGPATHAALAGPSGITAISESVLAFTDSETNSIRLIIKNWNETGKTMIVSLVGGGLSEFGFSDGLGAEAKMQHPLSCAWSPITQNIYVIDSFNNAMRIYSLGKDYLGTVPLSEDLNEPAGISWHAGNLIITDTNSHRILLIKETDVIQRNNTDSIEPAKVNKIFKGPFVKITDYSKNNINQNLV; from the coding sequence ATGCCACTACATGCTCCTGAATTTCCTCCTGAACTCAAGTGGGTTAACTCCGAATCTTCCCTAACACTAGAAAAATTTAGAGGACATCCCATTTTACTGCATTTTTGGACCTTTGGAAGTATTCATGCATTTCAAGTATTATCAGATATAAAAAAATTAGAGGATGAATTTAGTAGAAAAGGTTTAGTCGTAATTGGAATTCAAAATCCCAAATATTTTCATGAAAAAAATTATGAAAATGTGAAAGAAGCTTGCCACAGGTTAAATATTAATCACCCAGTTATTTTAGATGAAGAAATGCAAATTTATAAAAAATTTGCTATTAGAAGTTTACCTTCGTATGTTCTAATTGATCTTGAAGGGAACATTTTACTTTCAACATCATGTGAAAATAAATATGAATATTTAAAAGAAAAAATTTCTTCACTTATATTAGGTAAAAATCTTCCAACATTCGATCTATATAACTGGTCAGCTTTTGATGATAAATTTAATTTTCGATATCCTACTAAAGCAGTTGCAGCAATAATTCAAGAAAAATTGTATTATTTTATATCTGATACTTTCAATAATAGAATTGTTCAATTGACTGAAGAAGGTCAGTTTGTAACATCTTTTGGAGAAGGAATATTATATTCGCCACTTGGGTGTTGCATTTGGAAGGATTATTTAATTGTTTGTGACTCTGGACATCATCGTGTGATTGCTTTTGATTTAGAAGGAAAACCACAAAGAAAATACAAAGTATTAGCGGGAAAAGGAGAGAAAGGTATTTTTGAAACACGGTCTGAATATGACGCCAAATCAGCTCCTTTAAATTTTCCATCAGATGTTTGTGCTTGGGGCGAGCATTTGGTTATTGCTTGTTCAGGAAGTCATCAGATAGTTCAATACATTTTTAAAGATGATTCCATAATTCATATTGCTGGTTCAGGGAAAGAGGATCTTCAAGATGGTCCAGCAACCCATGCAGCTTTAGCAGGCCCCTCAGGAATTACTGCTATTTCAGAAAGTGTATTGGCATTTACCGATAGTGAAACTAATTCAATTAGGCTAATTATAAAAAACTGGAATGAAACAGGTAAAACAATGATAGTTAGTTTAGTTGGTGGTGGTTTATCTGAATTTGGATTTTCTGATGGACTAGGTGCTGAAGCAAAAATGCAGCATCCTTTAAGTTGTGCTTGGAGTCCAATAACTCAAAATATTTATGTAATTGATTCATTTAATAATGCTATGCGCATTTATTCTTTAGGAAAAGATTATTTAGGAACTGTTCCCTTATCAGAAGATCTAAATGAACCGGCAGGAATAAGTTGGCATGCGGGGAATTTAATTATCACAGATACAAATTCCCACAGGATTTTGTTGATTAAAGAAACTGATGTAATTCAAAGAAATAATACTGATTCCATAGAACCTGCAAAAGTCAATAAAATCTTTAAAGGTCCTTTTGTAAAAATAACTGATTATTCAAAAAATAATATCAATCAAAATTTAGTATAA
- a CDS encoding ABC transporter ATP-binding protein → MKKISIFAKDLAYAVNSSNIIFRNVSFNYQEGDIICLLGNNGAGKSTLFKVCSNILKPTFGEYVIKEDNNVLQTNIEKIKYVKWLPQNLTRPENFRVNEFLTLDYSLNKSNVEESKIEFLKNLDISHLLYTDLNKLSGGEWKKVQLTRIWRTNSRIIFMDEPDSDLDVKNKYLLKEFCLEYAKKNRAIIFMITHDLNFAKIIANKVCAIKNGLWIWNSEAENFWNSRTVEKLYELY, encoded by the coding sequence ATGAAAAAAATTAGCATTTTTGCAAAAGATCTTGCTTACGCAGTAAATTCTAGTAATATAATATTTCGAAATGTTAGTTTTAACTATCAAGAAGGTGATATTATTTGCTTACTTGGTAACAATGGAGCTGGTAAAAGTACTTTATTTAAAGTATGCTCAAATATTCTAAAACCTACTTTTGGTGAATATGTTATAAAAGAGGATAATAATGTTTTGCAAACGAATATCGAAAAGATAAAGTATGTAAAATGGTTACCTCAAAATTTAACTAGGCCTGAAAATTTTAGAGTAAATGAATTTTTAACATTAGATTACTCTTTAAATAAAAGTAATGTTGAAGAATCTAAAATTGAATTTTTAAAAAATTTAGATATTTCACATTTACTATATACAGATTTAAATAAATTAAGTGGTGGGGAATGGAAAAAAGTTCAACTTACTAGAATTTGGCGAACTAATTCACGAATTATTTTTATGGATGAGCCCGATTCTGATCTTGATGTAAAAAACAAATATTTGCTTAAAGAATTTTGCTTGGAATATGCAAAGAAAAATAGAGCAATAATATTTATGATTACCCATGATCTTAATTTTGCAAAGATTATAGCTAATAAAGTATGTGCTATAAAAAATGGGTTGTGGATTTGGAATTCAGAGGCTGAAAATTTTTGGAATTCAAGAACTGTAGAAAAATTATATGAATTGTATTAA
- a CDS encoding iron ABC transporter permease, whose product MKSKLSLKIFLFYFTLYIISALLSIFFGSTELFSTDNIEKNFAIFIKIFELRINNFLTVSFVGATLAYCGNILQNILKNPLADPFILGISSGGTCLVAFLMLFPLPLFLLPFAFNITFSFQTIAAFIGCMMSFNIIFILRRKIKSVNDEYIYPVIGIIINTFLSSIILFIFSIIKPEKLSEIHNFLIGSIQPLSFYEILFIIIFSIYPFIKLFQLSRFFNVIQFGDDFSKSMAIDPEKIRKECIFFVCILISITVSIAGIISFIGLIIPHLVKKIHRVNSKSELIICIFLGAIVLLNADTLSRILLSPAQLPVGIFTALIGAPFLTMILLKRYNI is encoded by the coding sequence TTGAAAAGTAAATTATCACTTAAAATTTTTTTGTTCTACTTTACTCTTTATATTATCTCTGCTTTATTAAGCATATTTTTTGGATCAACTGAACTTTTTAGTACTGATAATATAGAAAAAAATTTTGCTATTTTCATTAAAATTTTTGAGCTAAGAATAAATAATTTTCTAACAGTTTCTTTTGTTGGCGCAACTTTAGCTTACTGTGGTAATATATTGCAAAATATTTTAAAAAATCCTTTAGCTGACCCATTTATATTAGGTATCTCTTCGGGTGGGACTTGTTTGGTAGCTTTTTTAATGCTTTTTCCTCTTCCGCTTTTTTTATTACCTTTTGCTTTTAATATTACATTTTCTTTTCAAACTATTGCGGCGTTTATCGGCTGTATGATGTCATTTAATATTATTTTTATATTGCGAAGAAAAATAAAATCAGTGAACGATGAATACATCTATCCAGTAATTGGAATAATCATAAATACTTTTTTATCTTCAATTATATTATTTATTTTTTCCATAATTAAACCTGAAAAACTTTCTGAAATTCATAATTTTTTGATAGGTTCCATTCAGCCCTTAAGTTTTTATGAAATATTATTTATCATTATTTTTTCAATATATCCATTTATTAAATTATTTCAATTAAGCAGGTTTTTTAATGTAATTCAATTTGGTGATGATTTTTCCAAATCTATGGCGATTGATCCTGAGAAAATTAGGAAAGAGTGCATATTTTTTGTCTGTATTTTAATTTCAATAACTGTTTCTATTGCGGGTATTATCAGCTTTATTGGTTTAATTATTCCTCATTTAGTAAAAAAAATTCATAGAGTTAACTCAAAAAGTGAGCTAATTATTTGTATTTTTTTAGGTGCTATTGTGTTATTAAATGCTGATACTTTGTCGAGGATCTTGTTGAGTCCTGCTCAGCTTCCGGTTGGTATTTTTACAGCTTTAATTGGAGCCCCATTTCTCACTATGATTTTACTAAAAAGATATAATATATGA
- a CDS encoding helical backbone metal receptor, whose translation MLFIVTFNYSYSIENKNFRIVTLAPNLTEIIYALGEEDKLVGNTILCDYPLQAKNVYKIGNFNNPSIERIISKGTNIVLATDGNPDDKLKFLEKNNIKVLKFQPQKVNEISDMIKIISKEIGAAEKGNKLASKIDISIKNLIRNNVNKKRKFVFILQFDPIYTFSEETWIGDIFKLGGFINIIGNSPVKYPKITDEFLLKNKPDIFFLGNIEGKSKEESIEIYKTKLGKIYGDLKEKFNIVIVPKDILVRPGPRIIEGIKFLESIKS comes from the coding sequence ATTTTATTCATAGTAACTTTTAACTATTCATACTCAATAGAAAACAAGAACTTTAGGATAGTTACGTTAGCGCCTAATCTAACTGAAATAATATATGCACTAGGTGAAGAAGATAAATTGGTAGGAAATACTATTCTGTGCGATTATCCATTACAAGCAAAAAATGTTTATAAAATTGGAAATTTTAATAATCCAAGTATAGAAAGAATAATCAGTAAAGGTACAAATATAGTTCTTGCAACGGATGGCAATCCAGATGATAAATTAAAATTCTTAGAAAAAAATAATATAAAAGTTTTGAAGTTTCAGCCGCAAAAAGTAAATGAAATTTCAGATATGATTAAAATAATTTCTAAGGAAATTGGTGCAGCTGAAAAAGGAAATAAATTAGCATCCAAAATTGATATTAGTATTAAAAATTTAATAAGAAATAATGTAAATAAGAAAAGAAAATTTGTTTTCATTTTGCAATTTGATCCAATCTACACGTTTAGTGAAGAAACATGGATTGGAGATATTTTTAAATTGGGTGGTTTTATAAATATAATTGGAAATTCTCCTGTTAAATATCCTAAAATAACTGATGAATTTTTATTAAAAAACAAACCGGATATTTTTTTTCTTGGAAATATAGAAGGTAAAAGTAAAGAAGAATCTATCGAAATATATAAGACAAAACTTGGAAAAATATATGGAGATTTAAAAGAAAAATTCAATATTGTAATTGTACCAAAAGATATTTTGGTCAGACCAGGGCCAAGAATAATAGAGGGCATAAAATTTTTAGAAAGTATTAAAAGTTGA
- a CDS encoding RNA polymerase factor sigma-32, whose amino-acid sequence MARKKEIVPADDEKQTNDSNKANKRSFVRVSGSDSQKIKKSNVKANSNSKSKTSILLDAEVIDDENDDKDNLSKERQDIIDIGNYKDSESEVILDDTDILPALQDEEEDEDDEDLDDSLDISNQESGLITTNALQKYLAELRKYSLMTREEEREVAIKAYEEHDIESRNKLVTSNLRLVVKIAMEYRRAYSQILDLIQEGNAGLVQAVNRFNPYRGVKLSTYSAWWIRAYILKFLMDNKSLVRMGTTDAQRKLFFRLRGEAEKLYALTQKFDANLLAEKIGVQPQDVVEMQQRLTKNDVSLDSPVGDDSDTRQVDLLFSDSEEADISYEREQLLKILRKEVAFIEKELNERDAFIFHNRIMSDDPITLQDVGDKYGITRERARQLEARVIKKIKDRIIAAGILK is encoded by the coding sequence ATGGCTCGTAAGAAAGAGATTGTTCCAGCTGATGATGAAAAGCAAACAAATGATTCAAATAAAGCGAACAAAAGATCTTTTGTTCGGGTTTCTGGGTCTGATAGTCAAAAGATAAAAAAATCAAATGTAAAAGCAAATTCCAACTCCAAAAGCAAAACCTCAATTCTTCTCGATGCTGAAGTGATTGATGATGAAAATGATGATAAAGATAATTTATCAAAAGAAAGACAAGATATAATAGATATTGGTAATTATAAAGACTCTGAAAGTGAAGTTATTTTAGATGACACAGATATTTTGCCTGCCCTGCAAGATGAGGAAGAAGATGAGGATGACGAGGACCTAGATGATAGTCTGGATATATCCAATCAAGAAAGTGGTTTAATAACAACAAATGCGCTGCAAAAATATCTTGCAGAGCTTCGTAAATATTCTCTTATGACTAGGGAAGAAGAACGTGAAGTTGCTATCAAAGCATATGAAGAACACGATATAGAATCGAGAAATAAATTAGTCACCTCAAATTTAAGATTAGTTGTTAAGATAGCTATGGAATATAGACGTGCTTATTCACAAATATTAGATCTTATCCAAGAAGGAAATGCAGGACTTGTTCAAGCTGTGAATCGTTTTAACCCCTATCGGGGTGTAAAGCTTTCTACCTATAGTGCATGGTGGATTAGAGCCTATATTTTGAAATTTTTAATGGATAATAAAAGTTTAGTTAGAATGGGAACGACCGATGCACAACGAAAATTATTTTTTCGATTGCGCGGAGAAGCAGAAAAACTATATGCTTTAACACAAAAATTTGATGCTAATTTATTAGCTGAAAAAATTGGGGTACAACCTCAAGATGTAGTTGAAATGCAACAGCGACTTACAAAAAATGATGTTTCTTTAGATTCACCCGTTGGTGATGATAGTGATACTAGACAGGTAGATCTATTATTTTCTGATTCAGAAGAAGCAGACATTTCTTATGAGAGAGAGCAATTATTAAAAATTTTAAGGAAAGAAGTTGCCTTTATAGAAAAAGAATTAAATGAAAGAGATGCTTTTATTTTCCATAATAGAATTATGTCGGATGATCCAATAACGTTACAAGATGTTGGAGATAAATATGGCATTACGAGAGAAAGAGCGAGACAATTAGAAGCAAGGGTAATAAAAAAAATAAAAGACAGAATAATAGCCGCAGGTATCTTAAAATGA
- a CDS encoding diacylglycerol kinase family protein: MLRVGIISNPFAKIIKQNPEYNTRLWYTLAHYGQMEVTHSVEQLRQVCLEFHARKINLVGIVGGDGSISLVLSALYSAYGSDPLPKILLLKGGTINFLAKNLGIKTEALTCLEDTLKIIHKKQALNEAILSTLHVNGRLGFIFANGIATSFLEEFYKDKTNSFGAAIKITSYIVDGLLKGKINGEFKKIVRQQKMSIETFPEKIWQQKAISAKSPDEFSLIFASTVKKLPLTNQFFKKVKLGDEYAEMIAISEKGKKLIKGALKSLMGGDIYNLPHVYSVKFKQAHITSYENSLYSLDGDLLDSKDGKIEIEMGPNFVFCSPYEIAK, encoded by the coding sequence ATGCTCAGAGTCGGAATTATTTCCAACCCTTTTGCAAAGATTATAAAACAAAATCCAGAGTACAATACTCGTCTTTGGTACACGCTTGCTCACTATGGTCAAATGGAAGTTACTCACTCTGTTGAGCAATTACGCCAAGTGTGCCTAGAGTTTCATGCTAGAAAGATCAATCTTGTTGGGATTGTTGGCGGAGACGGGAGCATAAGTTTAGTTCTATCAGCACTTTACAGCGCATACGGCTCAGATCCTCTACCAAAAATTCTGCTTCTAAAAGGCGGAACCATTAATTTTCTTGCTAAAAACTTAGGTATTAAAACCGAAGCCCTTACTTGCCTAGAAGATACATTAAAAATCATCCATAAAAAACAAGCTCTGAATGAAGCTATTCTTAGTACATTACATGTCAATGGGCGACTTGGATTTATCTTTGCAAATGGGATTGCAACTTCATTTTTAGAAGAGTTTTATAAAGATAAAACAAATTCTTTTGGTGCTGCAATAAAAATAACTAGTTATATTGTCGATGGTTTGTTAAAAGGAAAAATAAACGGAGAATTCAAGAAGATAGTCAGGCAACAGAAAATGTCTATCGAAACTTTTCCGGAGAAAATTTGGCAGCAGAAAGCTATATCCGCAAAAAGTCCTGATGAATTTAGCCTCATTTTTGCTTCGACAGTTAAAAAACTTCCTCTAACAAATCAATTTTTCAAAAAAGTTAAATTAGGCGATGAATATGCTGAAATGATAGCCATTTCAGAAAAAGGCAAAAAACTTATCAAGGGCGCTCTAAAGTCTTTGATGGGAGGTGATATCTATAATTTACCTCATGTCTATTCTGTTAAATTTAAACAAGCACATATCACTTCTTACGAAAATAGCCTTTATTCATTAGATGGAGATCTGCTAGATTCAAAAGATGGAAAAATTGAGATTGAAATGGGACCAAATTTTGTGTTTTGCTCCCCTTATGAAATAGCTAAATAA